A DNA window from Amycolatopsis sp. DSM 110486 contains the following coding sequences:
- a CDS encoding xanthine dehydrogenase family protein molybdopterin-binding subunit codes for MTTFQALPFIGAGLNRVDGPRKVSGQAPYSSDFSAPGQVHAVLVRSTIAAGRITAIDAATAEAAPGAVKVFSHLNAPSLARGPMTPLGSSPPAPLQDDRVLHHGQHVALVVAETREQADAAAALVRVEYAAAEPVLDPEDPRAVIVDNPWGLDRERGDLAAGLAAAHVTVEAEYATSDNTNNPLGLFATLAEWEGDRLTVHDSTQWPSMVQETLAVVFGLPEESVRVLSPFVGGGFGAGLRAWPHVILAAMAARELGRPVKLVLTRPQMFTSVGHRPKGVQRVRLGASADGRLLALEHRSRSLLAVEDDDYEPFAAGSAVAYACPNVRTWDQQVRVNIPAPVSMRAPAEAQGNFALESAMDELALALRMDPVDLRLRNYADTHPALGLPWSGKALRECCTVGAERFGWSRRPAEPRTLRDGHWLVGQGMAGVSYPWYQAPCSARATVAADGQATVSSAAIDIGTGTYTVMTQLSAELLGLPPERVRFELGDSDLPKAPQAGGSGLTGALGSAVHDACARLLGALLDLVRDDARSPLRGSDPADVVAAGGRLRRRDEPERAETYTAILARHGLPDLSAEGSSTPADPRDLGMAPAGAFGAHFAEVRVDEDLGLVRVTRVVSVIDGGRILNEKTSTSQIIGGVIGGIGMALFEDTVTDPTTGRITNATFGDYLVPVHADIPDIDVTFVGEPDRMNPIGTKGVGEVGLVGVAAAVANAVHHATGVRVRSLPITLDALL; via the coding sequence ATGACCACCTTCCAGGCGCTGCCGTTCATCGGCGCCGGGCTCAACCGGGTCGACGGACCCCGCAAAGTCAGCGGTCAGGCGCCCTACTCGTCGGACTTCAGCGCGCCCGGACAAGTGCACGCCGTCCTCGTACGGAGCACCATCGCGGCGGGCCGGATCACCGCGATCGACGCGGCCACCGCCGAAGCGGCACCCGGAGCGGTGAAGGTGTTCAGCCATCTGAACGCACCCTCGCTGGCGCGGGGGCCGATGACCCCACTGGGCTCGTCGCCGCCGGCTCCGCTGCAGGACGACCGCGTGCTGCACCACGGGCAGCACGTCGCGCTGGTCGTCGCGGAGACCCGCGAACAGGCCGATGCGGCCGCGGCCCTGGTGCGCGTCGAGTACGCGGCCGCCGAACCGGTCCTCGACCCGGAAGATCCTCGTGCGGTCATCGTCGACAACCCGTGGGGCCTGGACCGCGAGCGAGGTGACCTCGCGGCGGGTCTGGCCGCGGCGCACGTGACGGTCGAGGCCGAATACGCCACGTCGGACAACACCAACAACCCGCTGGGCCTGTTCGCCACGCTCGCCGAGTGGGAAGGCGATCGGCTCACGGTGCACGACTCGACGCAGTGGCCGTCGATGGTGCAGGAGACGCTCGCGGTGGTCTTCGGCCTGCCCGAGGAGTCGGTGCGGGTGCTCAGCCCGTTTGTCGGCGGCGGATTCGGTGCCGGTCTGCGGGCGTGGCCGCACGTGATCCTCGCCGCGATGGCGGCACGTGAACTGGGCCGGCCGGTGAAGCTCGTACTGACCCGGCCGCAGATGTTCACTTCGGTCGGCCACCGGCCCAAAGGCGTCCAGCGGGTGCGGCTCGGCGCGAGCGCCGACGGCCGTCTGCTGGCGCTGGAGCACCGCAGCCGCTCGCTGCTGGCCGTCGAGGACGACGACTACGAACCCTTCGCAGCGGGCTCGGCCGTGGCCTACGCCTGCCCGAACGTCCGCACGTGGGACCAGCAGGTGCGGGTGAACATCCCGGCGCCGGTGTCGATGCGGGCGCCGGCCGAGGCACAGGGGAACTTCGCGCTCGAATCCGCGATGGACGAACTGGCGCTGGCACTCCGCATGGACCCGGTGGACCTGCGGCTGCGCAACTACGCCGACACGCATCCCGCGCTGGGCCTGCCGTGGTCGGGCAAGGCATTGCGGGAGTGCTGCACCGTGGGCGCCGAGCGGTTCGGATGGTCCCGGCGCCCGGCCGAGCCGCGCACCCTGCGCGACGGGCACTGGCTGGTCGGCCAGGGCATGGCGGGCGTGAGCTACCCGTGGTACCAAGCGCCGTGCTCGGCACGAGCGACGGTGGCGGCCGACGGGCAGGCCACCGTCAGCAGCGCGGCCATCGACATCGGCACAGGTACCTACACGGTGATGACCCAGCTCTCGGCGGAGCTGCTCGGCTTACCACCGGAGCGAGTGCGTTTCGAGCTTGGCGACTCGGACCTGCCGAAGGCACCCCAGGCGGGCGGGTCCGGCCTCACCGGCGCGCTCGGCTCGGCCGTCCACGACGCATGTGCGCGGTTGCTCGGCGCGCTGCTCGACCTCGTGCGCGACGACGCCCGATCGCCATTGCGCGGCAGTGACCCCGCGGACGTGGTCGCCGCCGGCGGACGGCTCCGGCGGCGCGACGAGCCGGAGCGCGCCGAAACCTACACCGCCATCCTGGCCCGCCACGGACTGCCGGACCTCTCCGCCGAAGGGAGCAGCACCCCGGCCGATCCCCGTGACCTCGGCATGGCACCCGCGGGCGCGTTCGGAGCGCACTTCGCCGAGGTCCGGGTCGACGAGGACCTCGGCCTGGTCCGCGTGACGCGCGTGGTGTCGGTGATCGACGGTGGCCGCATTCTCAACGAGAAGACGTCCACCAGCCAGATCATCGGCGGCGTGATCGGCGGCATCGGCATGGCGCTGTTCGAGGACACGGTCACCGACCCGACCACCGGCCGCATCACGAACGCGACCTTCGGCGACTACCTCGTCCCCGTGCACGCGGACATCCCCGACATCGACGTCACCTTCGTCGGCGAGCCCGACCGCATGAACCCGATCGGGACCAAAGGGGTCGGCGAGGTCGGCTTGGTGGGCGTGGCTGCCGCGGTCGCCAACGCGGTGCACCACGCAACCGGGGTACGAGTGCGGTCCCTGCCGATCACCCTGGACGCACTGCTGTGA
- a CDS encoding LysR family transcriptional regulator, whose protein sequence is MSPDLRQLRYFVAVAEESSYTRAAEQLLISQQSLSQQITLLERMLGAKLFDRDTRGTSLTAIGALFLPEARAVLARADEAFDLVARATRGEVGSLRLAFLATTTNYLLPPVVRAVRQRLPGLRLTTEETTIAPLVDGLQKGRYDVAFTRPPLVAGLESRTLVVEPVCAVLPEDHPLADRPELTLSELAGERWVLTPRSSWEPWHQAFDSSFQAAGFTPDVVHRDASVQALLGFVAAGTGITRLAQSASSLRRSGVVFVPITGEFVSTEMVWLAGNDSAALHALLDVVTDVAASTDFAEAG, encoded by the coding sequence GTGAGCCCTGATCTACGGCAGCTGAGGTACTTCGTCGCCGTCGCCGAGGAGTCCAGCTACACGCGGGCGGCCGAGCAGCTCCTGATCAGTCAGCAGTCGTTGTCGCAGCAGATCACCTTGCTGGAGCGCATGCTGGGCGCCAAGCTCTTCGACCGCGACACCCGTGGCACCAGTCTGACCGCGATCGGCGCGCTGTTCCTCCCCGAGGCCCGTGCGGTGCTCGCCCGGGCGGACGAAGCGTTCGATCTGGTGGCCCGGGCCACGCGCGGCGAAGTCGGCAGCCTGCGCCTCGCGTTCCTCGCGACCACGACGAACTACCTGCTGCCGCCGGTGGTGCGCGCGGTCCGGCAACGGCTGCCCGGGCTCCGGCTGACGACAGAGGAGACGACGATCGCCCCGCTGGTCGACGGGTTGCAAAAAGGACGCTACGACGTCGCGTTCACGCGACCGCCGCTCGTGGCCGGTCTGGAATCCCGGACACTCGTGGTCGAACCGGTGTGCGCCGTCCTGCCCGAAGATCACCCGCTCGCCGACCGCCCCGAACTGACGCTCTCCGAGCTGGCCGGCGAGCGCTGGGTCCTGACCCCGCGCAGCTCGTGGGAGCCGTGGCACCAGGCGTTCGACAGCTCCTTCCAGGCCGCCGGATTCACCCCTGACGTGGTCCACCGGGACGCCAGCGTGCAGGCGCTGCTCGGGTTCGTCGCGGCCGGAACCGGGATCACGCGGCTCGCCCAGTCGGCCAGCAGCCTGCGTCGCTCCGGTGTGGTGTTCGTGCCGATCACCGGAGAGTTCGTCTCCACCGAGATGGTCTGGCTGGCGGGCAACGACTCCGCCGCGCTGCACGCACTGCTCGACGTCGTCACCGACGTCGCCGCCTCGACCGACTTCGCCGAGGCCGGCTGA
- a CDS encoding GlxA family transcriptional regulator — translation MFVIFDGVKSLDVAGPAEVFAEANLFGADYSLSYVSPSGEAVATSTGSTMPVDGPAASVARADTVVVCGGDVLVGAPIDPELVAAIRVLRERTRRLVSICTGSFALATAGALSGRRATTHWRHAQLFARAFPDVDVLPDALFVEDRGVFTSAGVSAGIDLALALVEADNGPDLARAVARNLVVFMQRPGGQSQFSAPLEIKPARTPTLRDVVDLISADPGLDHSAGRLADRVGVSARHLIRLFQAEFDMTPARYVEKVRLDHAKSLLDSGHNVEEAAAGAGFGSPETMRRTFVARLGLSPSQYRDRFKSTGRP, via the coding sequence GTGTTCGTCATCTTCGACGGGGTGAAAAGCCTGGACGTGGCCGGGCCGGCAGAGGTCTTCGCCGAAGCGAACCTCTTCGGGGCGGACTACTCGCTGTCCTATGTGTCACCTTCGGGTGAGGCCGTGGCCACCTCGACCGGGTCGACCATGCCCGTCGACGGTCCCGCCGCCAGCGTGGCGCGCGCGGACACCGTCGTGGTCTGCGGCGGCGATGTCCTTGTCGGCGCCCCCATCGATCCCGAGCTCGTGGCTGCCATCCGGGTGCTTCGCGAGCGGACCCGCCGGCTCGTCTCCATTTGCACGGGATCCTTCGCCCTGGCCACCGCGGGCGCGTTGTCCGGGCGTCGGGCAACCACACATTGGCGCCACGCGCAGCTTTTCGCTCGTGCGTTCCCGGACGTCGACGTCCTCCCGGATGCTCTCTTCGTCGAGGACCGAGGTGTGTTCACGTCGGCGGGGGTGTCCGCCGGGATCGACCTCGCCCTGGCCTTGGTCGAGGCCGACAACGGCCCTGACCTCGCGCGTGCCGTTGCTCGAAACCTTGTCGTTTTCATGCAACGCCCCGGTGGCCAGTCGCAGTTCTCTGCCCCTCTGGAGATCAAGCCCGCGCGGACGCCGACGCTGCGAGACGTCGTCGATCTCATTTCCGCGGACCCCGGCCTGGATCACAGCGCCGGCCGGCTCGCCGACCGGGTCGGGGTGAGCGCTCGGCACCTCATCCGGCTCTTCCAGGCGGAGTTCGACATGACGCCCGCGAGATATGTCGAGAAAGTCAGGCTTGATCACGCGAAGTCGCTGCTGGATTCAGGACACAACGTCGAAGAGGCGGCGGCGGGCGCGGGATTCGGGAGCCCGGAGACGATGCGCCGCACCTTTGTGGCTCGATTGGGGCTCTCGCCGAGTCAGTATCGCGACCGGTTCAAGAGCACGGGCAGGCCATAG
- a CDS encoding (2Fe-2S)-binding protein: MTSTPKLSTASRTLAPGATETTTALVVNGEPRVVVADSRVTLLDALRDRLDLTGTKKGCDQGACGACTVLADGHRVLSCLTLVAQCEGREVTTIEGLSRDGRAHPMQDAFVRHDAFQCGYCTPGQIMSAVALLAEGRAKTDEDIREFMSGNLCRCAAYPNIVAAIREVADIGGTDARV; this comes from the coding sequence ATGACCTCTACGCCCAAGCTGAGCACGGCGTCGCGGACTCTCGCCCCAGGCGCCACCGAGACCACCACGGCACTCGTCGTGAACGGAGAACCGAGGGTGGTGGTCGCCGACTCGCGCGTCACGCTGCTCGACGCTCTGCGTGACCGGCTGGACCTCACGGGCACGAAGAAGGGCTGTGACCAGGGCGCGTGTGGCGCGTGCACGGTGCTCGCCGACGGGCACCGGGTGCTTTCGTGCCTGACGCTCGTCGCCCAATGCGAAGGCCGTGAGGTGACCACCATCGAGGGGCTCTCCCGCGACGGGCGCGCGCACCCGATGCAGGATGCGTTCGTCCGGCACGACGCATTCCAGTGCGGCTACTGCACACCCGGCCAGATCATGTCGGCCGTGGCACTGCTGGCCGAAGGCCGCGCGAAGACCGACGAGGACATCCGCGAGTTCATGAGCGGGAACCTCTGCCGCTGCGCCGCATACCCCAACATCGTGGCCGCGATCCGGGAAGTGGCGGACATCGGAGGTACCGATGCGCGCGTTTGA
- a CDS encoding AAA family ATPase, with protein sequence MDGGDQVLLGRHRECATLDRLVGAVRAGQGRALLLVGEPGAGKTALLRYAAAHAAECRVLRTAGVEAEMELPFAGLHQLCVPLLDKLDTLPAPQRQALSTAFGLTAGSAPDRLLVGLAVLGLLADAGAERPLVCLIDDLQWLDHASTHALAIAARRLFAESVGLIFATREQMPAAVLIGVTELPVLGLPAGDARALLRTALPGPVDERVVEQIVADAGGNPLALLELPRSMPPSELAGGFGLPAARDSPGRIEASFQERVMRLPEASRWLLLVAAADPLGDAVLVWSAAERLGVGVDAAAPAVSAGLVEFGARVGFRHPLVRSAVYDGATEQQRQRAHRALAECTNPESDPDRRAWHRARAVAGPDEEVAAELTRSATRAQARGGLPAAAAFLARAVELTRDPVSRAERALTAARAAFDAGAPEMALGLLSVAQAGRFDDLRHAKVNLLRAEVAFAVSRGAEAPMLLLKTAQQLESFDTRLARDTYLQALSAARFALHLAVGGNVVEVAEAARRAPAPPGPPTPADLLLDGLAARDTGELAAGSELLKRALRAFCDEADAGVDELSWLWLAGTTAPDLWDYRSWERLATHHVERARAAGALTTLPLAVTSRVAVHVVLGELAEAAALVGEIDVLAEAIGVGLAPYGAVMLAAWQGREEETSAMVAATRGEVLARGEGAGAQIYAWAEALLGNSVGRYADAVAATDLAGQEQLLVGAGLWMLAERVEATARNGQPDEAAQAFRRLSAHTRVSGTEWALGIEARCRALVTEGSVAEDNYVESVERLGRTRVRGELARAHLLYGEWLRRNRRRRAAREQLRTAHRLFTEMGMAAFARRAERELRPGGELPRRPAVEGSSELTAQEVQIAWLVREGLSNAEIGTRLFLSPRTVEWHLGKVFGKLGVTSRKQLRTWAKPAHPGPDRGRPG encoded by the coding sequence GTGGACGGAGGCGATCAGGTGCTGCTGGGCCGGCACCGAGAGTGCGCAACGCTCGACAGGCTCGTCGGAGCCGTCCGGGCGGGGCAGGGCCGTGCACTGCTGCTGGTCGGCGAACCCGGTGCGGGCAAGACCGCGCTGCTGCGGTACGCCGCCGCTCACGCCGCGGAGTGCCGGGTGTTGCGCACGGCCGGCGTCGAGGCCGAGATGGAACTGCCGTTCGCCGGGCTGCACCAGCTGTGCGTGCCCCTGCTGGACAAGCTGGACACGCTGCCGGCACCGCAGCGTCAGGCGCTGAGCACTGCCTTCGGCCTGACCGCGGGTTCGGCGCCGGACCGGCTCCTCGTCGGGCTGGCCGTGCTGGGCCTGCTGGCCGACGCCGGGGCCGAGCGTCCGCTGGTGTGCCTGATCGACGACTTGCAGTGGCTCGATCACGCTTCAACTCATGCGTTGGCGATCGCGGCGCGCAGGCTGTTCGCCGAATCCGTGGGCTTGATCTTCGCGACGCGAGAACAGATGCCGGCTGCCGTGTTGATCGGCGTCACCGAGCTGCCGGTCCTGGGTCTGCCCGCCGGGGATGCCCGGGCCCTGTTGCGGACGGCGCTGCCGGGGCCGGTGGACGAGCGCGTGGTGGAACAGATCGTCGCGGACGCCGGGGGAAATCCGCTGGCGTTGCTGGAGTTGCCGCGGAGCATGCCGCCCTCGGAACTCGCCGGCGGATTCGGCCTGCCGGCCGCCCGGGATTCGCCGGGCCGGATCGAGGCGAGTTTCCAGGAGCGGGTCATGCGATTGCCGGAAGCGTCCCGGTGGCTTCTGCTGGTCGCGGCGGCCGACCCGCTCGGCGACGCGGTGCTGGTGTGGAGTGCCGCCGAACGGCTGGGTGTGGGGGTCGACGCGGCAGCCCCCGCGGTGTCGGCGGGCCTCGTCGAATTCGGCGCGCGGGTGGGGTTCCGGCACCCGCTCGTGCGCTCGGCGGTATACGACGGTGCCACGGAGCAGCAGCGGCAGCGTGCCCACCGGGCGCTCGCGGAGTGCACGAACCCCGAGTCCGATCCGGACCGCAGGGCGTGGCACCGGGCCCGGGCCGTCGCCGGGCCGGACGAGGAGGTCGCGGCCGAGCTGACCCGGTCGGCGACCCGTGCGCAGGCCCGAGGCGGCCTTCCCGCCGCGGCGGCGTTCCTGGCTCGTGCCGTCGAGCTGACCCGCGACCCGGTGAGCCGGGCGGAGCGGGCGCTCACCGCCGCGCGGGCGGCGTTCGACGCGGGCGCGCCCGAGATGGCGCTCGGCCTGCTGTCGGTGGCACAGGCGGGCCGCTTCGACGACCTGCGCCACGCGAAGGTCAACCTGCTCAGAGCCGAGGTGGCGTTCGCGGTCAGCCGGGGTGCGGAGGCGCCCATGCTGCTGCTCAAGACCGCTCAGCAGCTGGAGTCGTTCGACACGCGCCTGGCCAGAGACACCTATTTGCAGGCCCTGTCGGCAGCGCGGTTCGCGCTCCACCTCGCGGTCGGCGGCAACGTCGTGGAGGTGGCGGAAGCGGCCCGGCGCGCGCCCGCCCCGCCGGGCCCGCCCACCCCGGCGGACCTGCTCCTCGACGGCCTGGCCGCTCGCGACACCGGTGAGCTCGCGGCCGGCAGCGAACTGTTGAAACGGGCCCTGCGGGCGTTCTGCGACGAGGCCGACGCCGGCGTGGACGAGCTGAGCTGGCTCTGGCTGGCCGGCACTACCGCACCCGACCTGTGGGACTACCGGAGCTGGGAGCGGCTCGCGACGCACCACGTTGAGCGGGCCCGTGCGGCCGGGGCGCTCACCACGTTGCCGCTGGCCGTGACCTCGCGGGTGGCGGTGCACGTGGTCCTGGGCGAGCTGGCCGAGGCCGCCGCGCTGGTCGGTGAGATCGACGTGCTGGCCGAGGCGATCGGCGTCGGCCTCGCGCCTTACGGAGCGGTCATGCTCGCCGCTTGGCAGGGCCGCGAGGAAGAGACTTCGGCGATGGTCGCCGCCACCCGCGGCGAGGTGCTGGCTCGCGGTGAGGGCGCCGGCGCGCAGATCTACGCGTGGGCGGAGGCGCTGCTGGGCAACAGCGTGGGCCGCTACGCCGACGCGGTGGCCGCAACCGACCTCGCGGGGCAGGAACAGCTGCTGGTCGGAGCCGGCCTGTGGATGTTGGCCGAACGCGTCGAAGCGACGGCCCGGAACGGGCAGCCGGATGAAGCCGCCCAGGCGTTCCGACGGCTTTCGGCGCACACCAGGGTCAGTGGCACCGAATGGGCACTCGGCATCGAGGCCCGCTGCCGGGCACTGGTCACCGAAGGCTCGGTCGCCGAGGACAACTACGTGGAGTCCGTCGAACGGCTCGGCCGGACGCGCGTGCGTGGCGAACTGGCCAGAGCCCACCTGCTGTACGGCGAGTGGCTGCGCCGCAACCGGCGGCGGCGGGCCGCGCGCGAGCAGCTGCGGACCGCACACCGCCTGTTCACGGAGATGGGGATGGCCGCGTTCGCGCGCCGGGCGGAGCGGGAGCTGCGTCCGGGCGGGGAACTGCCGCGCCGGCCCGCTGTCGAAGGAAGTTCCGAGCTCACCGCGCAAGAAGTGCAGATCGCCTGGCTGGTGCGGGAAGGACTGTCGAATGCCGAGATCGGGACACGGCTGTTCCTCAGTCCGCGCACGGTGGAATGGCACCTGGGCAAGGTCTTCGGCAAGCTCGGCGTCACGTCGCGCAAACAGCTGCGCACGTGGGCGAAGCCGGCCCACCCCGGGCCCGACCGAGGCCGACCGGGGTGA
- a CDS encoding PPOX class F420-dependent oxidoreductase yields the protein MTEMEENEWKAFIAEGTRTGKVATVRADGAPHIAPVWFLLDGDDLVFTTENVTVKAHDLIRDGRAAVCVDDEVAPYSHAVLWGHTDISEDPGELRTWATSIAARYMGEDRAREFGERNSVPGMLLVRMRIEHVSAYAAIA from the coding sequence ATGACCGAAATGGAAGAGAACGAGTGGAAAGCCTTCATCGCGGAAGGCACCCGCACGGGCAAGGTGGCCACCGTGCGCGCGGACGGTGCCCCGCACATCGCACCCGTGTGGTTCCTCCTTGACGGCGATGATCTCGTGTTCACCACGGAGAACGTGACGGTGAAAGCCCACGACCTCATCCGCGACGGACGGGCCGCGGTCTGCGTCGACGACGAGGTGGCTCCCTACTCCCACGCTGTCCTGTGGGGACACACGGACATCTCCGAGGACCCCGGAGAGTTGCGCACCTGGGCGACCAGCATCGCGGCGCGATACATGGGCGAGGACCGTGCGCGCGAGTTCGGCGAACGCAACAGTGTTCCCGGCATGCTGCTCGTGCGGATGCGCATCGAGCACGTGAGCGCCTATGCGGCCATCGCCTGA
- a CDS encoding TIGR03619 family F420-dependent LLM class oxidoreductase, which translates to MVEAARTAEAAGYASLWTYEQLLFPETPIEPYAPPNVPWPESGRQTADPLAVLTAAAVVTERVRLGTAVLIAALHTPVPLAKALATVDQISGGRVIAGMGAGWSSDVLRATGATRADRGRFLDETLDVFDAVWGPDPVTIRSPRVVIDKASVLPKPASKIPVMLAGGASNLGRSSSSTALERIAKRADGWLPLLTTPGPAGAAALRENWDRIREMAAGYGRDTSRMELVVVGNVTFTDRPAGSDRSAFVGTLDQILEDIHTAEEAGADELIVDLNLQDWFTSTGQMLEKAVEIRERAAA; encoded by the coding sequence GTGGTCGAAGCGGCCAGAACGGCGGAAGCGGCCGGATACGCGAGCTTGTGGACCTATGAACAGTTGCTGTTCCCGGAGACGCCCATCGAACCGTATGCGCCGCCGAACGTGCCGTGGCCGGAAAGCGGGCGGCAGACCGCCGACCCCCTGGCGGTTCTCACGGCCGCGGCGGTGGTGACCGAGCGGGTGCGCCTCGGTACGGCCGTTCTGATCGCGGCCCTCCACACCCCCGTCCCGCTGGCGAAGGCGTTGGCCACGGTCGACCAGATCAGCGGCGGCCGCGTCATCGCGGGCATGGGCGCCGGCTGGTCCAGCGACGTGCTCCGGGCGACGGGCGCCACCCGAGCGGATCGCGGCCGGTTCCTCGACGAGACGTTGGACGTCTTCGATGCCGTGTGGGGCCCGGACCCGGTGACCATCCGGAGTCCGCGCGTCGTCATCGACAAGGCCTCGGTCCTGCCCAAGCCTGCTTCGAAAATCCCCGTTATGCTCGCCGGCGGTGCCAGCAATCTGGGTCGCAGCTCCAGTTCCACGGCCCTGGAGCGCATCGCGAAACGTGCGGACGGCTGGCTGCCGCTGCTCACCACACCAGGGCCGGCCGGAGCCGCGGCATTGCGCGAGAACTGGGACCGCATCCGGGAAATGGCTGCCGGGTACGGCCGGGACACGAGCCGGATGGAGCTGGTCGTGGTGGGGAACGTCACCTTCACCGACCGTCCGGCCGGATCCGACCGATCGGCGTTCGTCGGCACGCTCGATCAGATCCTGGAAGACATCCACACGGCCGAAGAGGCCGGCGCGGACGAGCTCATCGTGGACCTGAACCTGCAGGACTGGTTCACCAGCACAGGGCAGATGCTCGAGAAGGCGGTGGAGATCCGAGAACGGGCCGCCGCCTGA
- a CDS encoding MerR family transcriptional regulator: MRIGELAERTGVSRRLLRYYEEQGLLAPNRSLNGYREYGEPHVDVVQQIKGLLDAGLPTRIIQQLLPCLDKPRTIYAPFVTPEMIVTLQHEQARLSERIEFLTRNRDAIADYLGTVLTVSERREQDHVLN, encoded by the coding sequence ATGAGAATCGGAGAACTAGCGGAGCGCACCGGCGTATCCCGTCGGCTACTGCGCTACTACGAGGAGCAGGGACTGCTCGCGCCCAACCGCTCCCTCAACGGTTACCGTGAGTACGGCGAGCCGCACGTGGACGTCGTCCAGCAGATCAAGGGACTGCTCGATGCCGGCCTCCCGACCCGCATCATCCAGCAGCTCCTGCCGTGCCTGGACAAGCCGCGCACCATCTACGCGCCGTTCGTGACGCCCGAGATGATCGTCACACTTCAACACGAGCAAGCCCGGCTGTCCGAACGCATCGAATTCCTGACCCGCAACCGAGACGCCATCGCCGACTACCTCGGCACCGTTCTCACCGTCAGCGAACGCCGGGAACAGGACCACGTTCTGAACTGA
- a CDS encoding xanthine dehydrogenase family protein subunit M, translating into MRAFEYVRTSEVGDALAASERAGAAYLAGGTTQVDLMKDGVLAPDRLVDITRLPLRGVLGTGHSLHVGALTTMEELAADPLVTHRLPVVREALLLGASVQLRNMATIGGNLLQRTRCRYFRDPAVAACNKRAPGSGCAAVAGPARMHAILGVSERCIALHASDLAVALVALDAVVHLESARGTRTVPLTEFYLEAGTTPSSETVLAHGELITEVEIPLLPETMRSGYLKVRDRVSYEFALVSVAAALEIEDGVVSKARIGLGGVGSKPWRALAAEEVLRGAPATEASYREAADAAVTGAWTVPGTAFKVELAERALVRQLQTVSEMSR; encoded by the coding sequence ATGCGCGCGTTTGAGTACGTCCGGACGTCCGAGGTAGGCGACGCGCTGGCGGCATCGGAGCGCGCCGGCGCCGCCTACCTCGCCGGAGGCACCACCCAGGTCGACCTGATGAAAGACGGAGTCCTCGCACCCGATCGACTGGTCGACATCACCCGGCTGCCGCTGCGCGGGGTCCTCGGCACCGGGCACTCGCTGCACGTCGGCGCACTGACCACAATGGAGGAGCTGGCCGCGGATCCGCTCGTCACGCACCGGCTGCCCGTGGTGCGCGAGGCGCTCCTGCTCGGAGCCTCCGTGCAGCTGCGGAACATGGCCACGATCGGCGGCAACCTCCTGCAGCGCACGCGCTGCCGCTACTTCCGCGACCCGGCGGTCGCCGCCTGCAACAAGCGTGCGCCGGGCTCCGGCTGCGCCGCCGTCGCCGGACCCGCCCGGATGCACGCCATCCTCGGCGTCAGCGAGCGGTGCATCGCCCTGCACGCGTCCGACCTCGCCGTGGCCCTGGTGGCGCTGGACGCCGTGGTGCACCTTGAGAGCGCCCGGGGAACGCGGACCGTGCCGCTTACGGAGTTCTACCTGGAGGCGGGCACGACGCCGAGCTCCGAAACCGTGCTGGCACACGGTGAGCTGATCACGGAGGTCGAGATCCCGCTGTTGCCGGAGACCATGCGCTCGGGCTACCTGAAGGTCCGGGACCGGGTGTCGTACGAGTTCGCCCTGGTCTCGGTGGCGGCAGCTCTCGAGATCGAGGACGGAGTCGTGAGCAAGGCGAGGATCGGCCTCGGCGGCGTCGGTTCGAAGCCCTGGCGGGCCCTGGCGGCCGAGGAGGTGCTGCGAGGCGCGCCGGCGACCGAGGCGAGCTACCGCGAGGCCGCGGACGCCGCGGTCACCGGGGCGTGGACCGTGCCGGGCACCGCGTTCAAGGTCGAGCTGGCCGAGCGGGCTCTGGTCCGGCAGCTCCAGACGGTATCGGAGATGTCCCGATGA